Proteins co-encoded in one Cryptosporangium aurantiacum genomic window:
- a CDS encoding GNAT family N-acetyltransferase — translation MKHHDPTAPLPPEYRIRQCRREDLFGVIHVDAMAFAGHDLFPGFFFVQALDICGDGFLIADFHNEIVGYAIAARRQDEVLQGWILSTGVLPDHQRRGIGSNLTAQVELFLARAGVSATVLTVDPENATALRFYQRLGYEQVSRFPDHFGEREDRILMKRRLN, via the coding sequence ATGAAGCACCATGACCCGACGGCGCCCCTACCGCCTGAGTACCGAATCAGGCAGTGCCGCCGGGAGGACCTCTTCGGAGTTATCCACGTCGACGCCATGGCCTTCGCCGGGCACGATCTGTTTCCAGGCTTCTTCTTCGTTCAGGCACTGGACATTTGTGGCGACGGCTTTTTGATTGCTGATTTCCACAACGAGATCGTTGGATACGCCATCGCAGCACGGAGGCAGGACGAAGTCTTACAGGGATGGATATTGTCGACCGGCGTTCTACCGGACCACCAGCGGCGTGGGATAGGAAGCAACCTCACCGCGCAGGTGGAGTTGTTTCTGGCGCGCGCGGGAGTATCGGCCACTGTACTGACCGTAGACCCAGAGAATGCGACGGCGCTCCGCTTCTATCAGCGCCTCGGGTACGAGCAGGTCAGCAGATTCCCGGACCACTTCGGCGAGCGCGAGGACCGGATACTGATGAAACGGCGATTGAATTAG
- a CDS encoding glycosyltransferase family 2 protein — translation MSEPPLGELLVDAGLITPAQRDWALDTQRRTGSRLGAILVAAGIVRRQALYRFLAERWNCPFVDVAGSALDPALLGRVTPEQLAREGWIPIGRGPAARGPAARASAAESAPAADAVLVATVDRPTAARRAHIEKTLGETVDLGVTTEWDLIQGLHRGYQEVIADQASLGLWRRNATQSARTVLLPAQKVGLAAAVAVIVAAAVLAPEATAAATMALLSVILLAGVAFKFVVCMVGARHERDETVTDDDVRALSDENLPMYTVLVPVYREANVVSDLLKNLGDLDWPRERLEVLLLLEADDTETIAAARAADPPATFTFVVVPDDLPKTKPKACNVGLYLARGEYLVIYDAEDRPDPDQLKKALLTFRRGGDDLVCVQAALNYWNADENWLTRMFTLEYSFWFDYMLPGLERLRLPIPLGGTSNHFRVDALRELGGWDPFNVTEDADLGIRAAALGRTVGVVHSTTYEEANRAGGNWIRQRSRWIKGYLQTLLVHARRPGTLIRAAGTRQTCAFVLLIGGTPATFLATPPLFALFAVSLFLAPGALAAVFPGWVLWLSLVNLLLGNGLMIYVSMMGAFKRGRYGLVLWALLNPAYWLFHSVASYKALWQLVTKPHYWEKTLHGLSTVAPTGSAAGLEKQPVAG, via the coding sequence GTGAGCGAGCCGCCCCTCGGAGAGCTGCTCGTCGACGCAGGCCTCATCACCCCGGCCCAGCGTGACTGGGCCCTCGACACCCAGCGCCGCACCGGATCACGCCTCGGCGCGATCCTGGTGGCCGCGGGAATCGTCCGCCGGCAGGCCCTCTACCGGTTCCTCGCCGAGCGCTGGAACTGCCCGTTCGTCGACGTCGCCGGAAGCGCGCTCGACCCCGCGCTGCTCGGCCGGGTCACCCCCGAGCAACTCGCCCGCGAGGGCTGGATCCCGATCGGCCGCGGCCCCGCAGCCCGCGGCCCCGCAGCCCGCGCCTCCGCGGCCGAATCCGCACCCGCCGCAGACGCGGTGCTCGTCGCCACCGTCGACCGCCCCACCGCCGCTCGAAGAGCCCACATCGAGAAGACCCTCGGCGAGACCGTCGACCTCGGCGTCACCACCGAGTGGGACCTGATCCAGGGCCTCCACCGCGGCTACCAGGAGGTCATCGCCGACCAGGCGTCGCTCGGACTCTGGCGCCGCAACGCCACCCAGTCCGCCAGGACCGTCCTGCTCCCCGCGCAGAAGGTCGGCCTGGCCGCCGCCGTCGCAGTCATCGTCGCCGCCGCAGTCCTGGCCCCCGAAGCTACGGCCGCCGCCACGATGGCGCTGCTCAGCGTCATCCTGCTCGCCGGCGTCGCGTTCAAGTTCGTCGTCTGCATGGTCGGTGCCCGCCACGAGCGGGACGAGACCGTCACCGACGACGACGTCCGCGCGCTCTCCGACGAGAACCTGCCGATGTATACCGTGCTCGTCCCGGTCTACCGCGAGGCGAACGTCGTCTCCGACCTGCTGAAGAACCTCGGCGACCTGGACTGGCCCAGGGAGCGGCTGGAAGTGCTCCTGCTCCTCGAGGCCGACGACACCGAGACGATCGCCGCCGCGCGCGCCGCCGATCCACCGGCCACGTTCACGTTCGTCGTGGTCCCCGACGACCTCCCGAAGACCAAACCCAAGGCCTGCAACGTCGGCCTTTACCTGGCGCGCGGCGAGTACCTGGTCATCTACGACGCCGAAGACCGGCCGGACCCCGACCAGCTCAAGAAGGCGCTGCTCACGTTCCGGCGCGGTGGTGACGACCTGGTCTGCGTCCAAGCGGCGCTGAACTACTGGAACGCCGACGAGAACTGGCTGACCAGGATGTTCACCCTCGAGTACTCGTTCTGGTTCGACTACATGCTGCCCGGCCTGGAGCGGCTGCGGCTGCCGATCCCGCTCGGCGGCACGTCCAACCACTTCCGGGTCGACGCACTGCGCGAGCTCGGCGGCTGGGACCCGTTCAACGTCACCGAGGACGCCGACCTGGGCATCCGTGCCGCCGCGCTCGGCCGGACCGTGGGCGTCGTCCACAGCACCACGTACGAGGAGGCGAACCGGGCGGGCGGGAACTGGATCCGGCAGCGGTCCCGCTGGATCAAGGGCTACCTGCAGACGCTGCTGGTACACGCCCGCCGCCCCGGAACGCTGATCCGCGCCGCGGGTACCCGGCAGACCTGCGCGTTCGTCCTGCTGATCGGCGGTACCCCGGCGACGTTCCTGGCCACGCCGCCGCTCTTCGCGCTGTTCGCCGTGTCGCTGTTTCTCGCGCCGGGCGCGCTGGCTGCGGTCTTTCCGGGGTGGGTGCTCTGGCTCAGCCTGGTCAACCTGCTGCTCGGCAACGGGCTGATGATCTACGTCTCGATGATGGGCGCGTTCAAGCGCGGCCGGTACGGCCTGGTGCTCTGGGCGCTGCTCAACCCGGCCTACTGGCTGTTCCACTCGGTCGCCTCGTACAAGGCCCTCTGGCAGTTGGTGACCAAGCCCCACTACTGGGAGAAGACGCTCCATGGCCTCAGTACTGTCGCTCCCACCGGCAGCGCTGCCGGGCTGGAGAAGCAACCGGTGGCCGGCTGA
- a CDS encoding SCO2523 family variant P-loop protein, which translates to MIVFATSDKGGTGRSVTVSNVAYRRALDGINVCYLDFDFGSPTAGAIFQLSDVARGVKKRPGTHTYLRGGASDPIQCDIWKQTNRAELDRPRGAGRLVLLPGDEGGGEFARLPGDAARCATLLANLDDEFDLCIVDLSAGRSYATELVLEALTDPALGQVGWRWLVFHRWTRQHIIAANGLVYGERGIIDGGKTIGLDGAALTNAIRFVRTAVVDPDSDQLSGLRAAQVAWLRRCNRELQELAGRHHLGRTNLLGSIPLDPVLQWREQLILDDDVYARQVANRATIEAFIALAGKLAEDARWERL; encoded by the coding sequence ATGATCGTCTTCGCGACCTCGGACAAGGGCGGTACCGGCCGATCGGTGACTGTCAGTAACGTCGCGTATCGTCGCGCGCTCGACGGCATCAACGTGTGCTATCTGGACTTCGACTTCGGATCGCCGACGGCGGGCGCGATCTTCCAGCTCAGCGACGTGGCCCGGGGTGTGAAGAAGCGTCCGGGGACGCACACGTACCTGCGGGGCGGCGCCAGCGACCCGATCCAGTGCGACATCTGGAAACAGACCAACCGCGCGGAGCTCGACCGGCCCCGCGGCGCCGGTCGGCTGGTGCTCCTCCCCGGCGATGAGGGCGGCGGCGAGTTCGCGCGCCTGCCGGGGGACGCCGCACGCTGCGCGACCCTGCTGGCCAACCTCGACGACGAGTTCGACCTCTGCATCGTCGATCTCAGCGCCGGCCGGTCCTACGCGACCGAGCTCGTGCTGGAAGCCCTGACCGACCCCGCGCTCGGCCAGGTCGGGTGGCGCTGGCTGGTGTTCCACCGCTGGACCAGGCAGCACATCATCGCCGCGAACGGACTGGTGTACGGCGAGCGGGGAATCATCGACGGCGGGAAGACCATCGGTCTGGACGGTGCGGCGCTCACCAACGCGATCCGGTTCGTTCGTACCGCGGTCGTCGACCCGGACTCGGACCAGCTGTCGGGCCTTCGTGCGGCCCAGGTGGCGTGGTTGCGCAGGTGTAATCGGGAACTGCAGGAGCTCGCCGGCCGGCACCACCTCGGCCGGACGAACCTGCTCGGCAGCATCCCGCTCGATCCGGTCCTCCAGTGGCGGGAGCAACTGATCCTCGACGACGACGTGTACGCGCGGCAGGTCGCCAACAGAGCGACGATCGAGGCGTTCATCGCGCTCGCCGGGAAGCTCGCCGAAGACGCCCGGTGGGAGCGCCTGTGA
- a CDS encoding SCO2521 family protein — protein MLVLGEIHTGLLRHSAPITNAMAQRVLSRRLGDAVRSSVRPVSYVVSPDLYDGLDCRLSTASGAGPRAVGTAASFAAITGGQILQTATTVTAQRGETSRRMPWSHYLARPGVIETLGSFPDERVATGWPAADTPNLGAIGKRLFSAVQRSPDLGGRPPFRATRTRLRWVLTEDADNPRIEFSMESDELRTVRMAGTGLQPREVADFCADLALHDWLLSVLLDIIDRSRLDSSGDRMTVDPLRDAIDNVLHHWMPAARLGGGMQPFWDGVDRASGLTRQWQAQVERIRNHLAVRMLDRLDVTAQPLEGSLRSAAGNV, from the coding sequence GTGCTGGTGCTTGGCGAGATACACACAGGACTGCTGCGGCATTCCGCACCAATCACGAACGCGATGGCGCAGCGCGTCCTTTCGCGTCGTCTGGGCGATGCTGTCCGGTCTTCCGTCCGACCGGTTTCTTATGTCGTTTCCCCGGACCTCTACGACGGCCTCGATTGCCGGTTGAGCACCGCCTCCGGCGCGGGCCCGCGCGCGGTCGGCACCGCGGCCTCGTTCGCCGCGATCACCGGCGGGCAGATTCTGCAGACGGCCACCACCGTGACCGCCCAGCGGGGCGAGACCAGCCGACGGATGCCGTGGTCCCACTACCTGGCGCGGCCGGGTGTGATCGAGACGCTCGGCTCGTTCCCGGACGAGCGCGTCGCCACCGGCTGGCCCGCCGCCGACACTCCCAACCTCGGTGCGATCGGTAAGCGGTTGTTCAGCGCGGTGCAACGCTCACCTGACCTGGGCGGAAGGCCACCGTTCCGGGCCACCCGGACCCGGCTGCGGTGGGTCCTGACCGAGGACGCGGACAACCCGCGGATCGAATTCTCGATGGAGTCCGACGAACTGCGGACCGTGCGGATGGCGGGCACCGGCCTCCAGCCCCGCGAGGTGGCCGACTTCTGTGCTGACCTGGCGCTGCACGACTGGCTGCTCAGCGTGCTGCTCGACATCATCGACCGGAGCCGGCTCGACTCGTCCGGCGATCGGATGACGGTCGACCCGCTCCGGGACGCGATCGACAACGTGCTGCACCACTGGATGCCCGCTGCCCGGCTGGGAGGCGGGATGCAGCCGTTCTGGGACGGCGTGGACCGCGCCTCCGGCCTGACGCGGCAGTGGCAGGCGCAGGTCGAGCGGATCCGCAATCACCTCGCGGTGCGCATGCTCGATCGTCTCGACGTGACGGCGCAGCCACTCGAGGGCTCCCTGCGGTCGGCGGCGGGAAACGTATGA
- a CDS encoding SCO2522 family protein: protein MNAVEATYGEASARGKVDSLPLSHLSIELGHLYREDFRPGKDLVDHFRRVAPWVESATRAFGSPSERNRTRVSTCFLIDDYFAPFSTPDVVIPALQEAAAAAGVRIDYLAREAACAVSDDVELASLVMDRLVPEPAVGDDGSRPPATETGWLSNGTRSPIGGGEAMGRSRGWEPPRQNSARRHSVFVDVELWSEEPKRRVWSCAFLAAVWQLVRLGVLRFKGAPVSVPQPFRPEFIDQWENLPAVVQLNPDADPFCAYQTLSVLSTRFLLTEQAVRVILSQINVDDAVAAEITQRSVAEGFRLPGEIVNRINYVFDGSVVGDP from the coding sequence GTGAACGCCGTCGAGGCGACCTACGGCGAAGCGTCAGCGCGCGGCAAGGTGGACTCGCTACCGCTGTCGCATCTGTCCATCGAGCTGGGGCACCTCTATCGCGAGGACTTCCGGCCCGGTAAGGATCTCGTCGACCATTTCCGCCGGGTCGCGCCGTGGGTGGAGAGCGCCACCCGGGCGTTCGGCTCGCCGTCCGAGCGGAACCGCACGCGGGTCAGCACCTGCTTTCTGATCGACGACTACTTCGCGCCGTTCAGCACGCCCGACGTCGTCATCCCGGCGTTGCAGGAGGCAGCCGCGGCCGCCGGCGTCCGGATCGACTATCTGGCCAGGGAAGCGGCCTGCGCCGTCTCCGACGACGTCGAGTTGGCCTCGCTCGTCATGGATCGCCTGGTACCGGAGCCCGCCGTCGGTGACGATGGGTCACGTCCACCCGCGACCGAGACCGGCTGGCTGAGCAACGGCACCCGCTCGCCGATCGGCGGCGGCGAGGCGATGGGCCGAAGCCGTGGATGGGAACCGCCGCGACAGAATTCCGCGCGCCGCCACTCGGTATTCGTCGACGTCGAGCTGTGGAGCGAAGAACCCAAGAGACGAGTCTGGTCCTGCGCTTTTCTCGCCGCGGTGTGGCAGTTGGTGCGTTTGGGAGTGCTGCGTTTCAAGGGCGCGCCGGTCTCCGTTCCACAGCCATTTCGGCCGGAGTTCATAGATCAGTGGGAGAATCTTCCGGCTGTTGTTCAGTTGAATCCCGACGCCGATCCTTTTTGTGCGTACCAAACACTCTCCGTGCTCTCGACCCGCTTCTTGTTGACGGAGCAGGCGGTGCGCGTGATCCTCAGTCAAATTAATGTGGACGATGCGGTGGCCGCCGAGATCACTCAGCGAAGTGTGGCCGAAGGTTTCCGTCTTCCGGGCGAAATCGTCAACCGCATCAACTACGTTTTTGATGGGAGCGTCGTCGGCGACCCATAG
- a CDS encoding SCO2525 family SAM-dependent methyltransferase translates to MTQDDRSGAGPAVRNADADWDRFDPSSYVDDNYLQVRDDDRHILRVVRDFFTDAGFRRGRFGIRRGERTAVDVGTGANLYPALAMLPFVDRLVLVERGAANVAWLDRQQAEFDDNWLLFWNELTTRRPYRRVRDPRQLFRQKAHIRHDDLFRLKGRQYDLGTMFFVAESLSTKEAEFIGAMESFVGSLRQGAPFATSHMENSHGYSVHGVPFPAHAVDKAAVEDVLTRVATDVSVQRVPYGADGSLREGHEAMIVATGRAGPRAVRE, encoded by the coding sequence GTGACACAAGACGACCGATCCGGGGCGGGGCCGGCTGTACGAAACGCCGATGCCGACTGGGATCGCTTCGACCCGTCGTCCTATGTAGATGACAACTACCTGCAGGTCCGCGACGACGACCGACACATCCTACGGGTAGTCCGGGACTTCTTCACTGACGCCGGATTCAGGCGCGGTCGGTTCGGGATCCGGCGGGGTGAACGAACCGCGGTGGACGTCGGCACCGGTGCCAATCTCTACCCGGCGCTGGCGATGCTGCCGTTCGTCGACCGCCTGGTGCTGGTCGAGCGTGGCGCGGCGAACGTCGCCTGGCTGGACCGGCAGCAGGCAGAGTTCGACGACAACTGGCTCCTGTTCTGGAACGAGTTGACGACGAGGCGGCCTTATCGCCGCGTGCGCGATCCGCGGCAGCTGTTTCGACAGAAGGCGCACATTCGTCACGATGACTTATTTCGGCTGAAAGGTCGGCAGTACGACTTGGGGACGATGTTCTTCGTCGCTGAGTCGCTGTCGACCAAAGAGGCGGAATTCATCGGTGCGATGGAGTCTTTCGTCGGATCGCTGCGCCAAGGTGCGCCGTTCGCCACGTCGCACATGGAAAACTCTCATGGATACAGCGTGCACGGCGTGCCGTTCCCGGCGCATGCGGTCGACAAAGCGGCCGTTGAGGACGTGCTCACACGCGTCGCGACGGACGTGTCGGTCCAACGCGTTCCGTACGGGGCGGACGGGTCGTTGCGAGAGGGGCACGAGGCGATGATCGTTGCGACGGGCCGAGCGGGGCCCCGAGCTGTTCGCGAGTAG
- a CDS encoding GNAT family N-acetyltransferase, with protein sequence MTAAIHEQATTESSSDGYLVRVGETRDLDAVYAIACAKFATADVYPQFLFGQFADILGEGFVVAEYRGEVVGYSVTMLDAAHPDHGVVLSSAVNPAHARSGVDELLHARAMRYLAERSREVDPKKPAPPREPYVGQTFGPYRVREFRASDLAGVYGVELSAFGDDPYPVLFFEQLATVLGGGFLVAESHSADGPAVVGYLLAVLDARYPDLGWVMSVAVHAEHRGHHVGYHLMDAAETYFKSQRCSEVMLTVDPDNVPAVTLYKNLDYREIERNDNHHGLNLSRLVMKQHTFVDVPRLKGE encoded by the coding sequence GTGACTGCGGCCATCCACGAGCAGGCGACGACCGAATCAAGCTCTGACGGGTATTTGGTTCGCGTCGGCGAGACGCGTGACCTGGACGCAGTATATGCCATCGCCTGCGCTAAGTTTGCTACAGCAGATGTCTACCCCCAATTCCTGTTCGGGCAGTTCGCCGACATTCTTGGGGAAGGCTTCGTCGTTGCCGAGTATCGCGGCGAAGTAGTCGGTTATTCGGTCACCATGCTGGACGCCGCCCACCCCGATCACGGGGTCGTGCTGTCCTCGGCCGTCAACCCGGCGCACGCCCGCAGCGGCGTCGATGAGCTGCTGCACGCGAGGGCGATGCGATACCTCGCCGAACGATCCCGTGAGGTCGACCCGAAGAAGCCGGCGCCTCCGCGCGAGCCGTATGTCGGGCAGACCTTCGGCCCTTATCGCGTGCGAGAGTTTCGCGCCTCCGACCTTGCCGGCGTGTACGGCGTCGAACTCAGCGCCTTCGGCGACGATCCCTATCCGGTGCTGTTCTTCGAACAGCTCGCCACGGTGCTGGGCGGGGGCTTTCTCGTCGCCGAGAGTCACTCAGCGGACGGCCCGGCCGTGGTCGGGTACCTCCTCGCCGTTCTCGACGCGCGCTATCCGGACCTGGGTTGGGTCATGTCGGTGGCCGTGCACGCCGAGCACCGCGGGCACCACGTCGGCTACCACCTGATGGACGCTGCGGAGACCTACTTCAAGAGCCAGCGTTGTAGCGAGGTCATGCTGACCGTCGACCCGGACAACGTGCCGGCGGTGACGCTCTACAAGAACCTGGATTACCGGGAGATCGAGCGGAACGACAACCACCACGGTCTCAACCTCTCCCGCCTGGTGATGAAGCAGCACACGTTCGTGGACGTACCGCGGCTGAAGGGCGAGTAG
- the rsmI gene encoding 16S rRNA (cytidine(1402)-2'-O)-methyltransferase: MSAQGRVILAGVPLGNSGDATDRLKEALATADVIAAEDTRRARRLASDLGVTVTGQIVRYDDVTEQRQTDGLRDRAAAGATVLLITDGGMPSVSDPGYRLVTAAIAADIPVAVLPGPSAVTTALTLSGLPSDRFCFEGFLPSAPGKRKSAYAALAAEQRTMVFFESPRRIGSSLVDAAAAFGADRPAAVCRELTKTHEEVRRGTLGALAEWAKDGLLGEVTVVISGAPPPRPEDAPDAAELARRVALAEASGVPRKEAMRAVAAAVGVPKSVVYDAVTAAKNDPSVRNT; encoded by the coding sequence GTGAGCGCTCAGGGCAGGGTCATCCTCGCAGGCGTGCCGTTGGGTAATTCGGGCGACGCGACCGACCGGCTCAAGGAGGCGCTGGCCACCGCCGACGTCATCGCGGCCGAAGACACCCGGCGGGCGCGCCGCCTGGCGTCCGATCTGGGCGTCACGGTCACCGGGCAGATCGTCCGCTACGACGACGTCACCGAGCAGCGGCAGACCGACGGCCTCCGCGACCGGGCCGCCGCGGGCGCCACCGTCCTCCTGATCACCGACGGGGGCATGCCCAGCGTCTCGGACCCCGGATATCGGCTGGTCACCGCCGCGATCGCGGCCGACATCCCGGTGGCGGTGCTGCCCGGGCCGTCGGCGGTGACCACCGCGTTGACGCTCTCCGGCCTCCCGTCCGACCGGTTCTGCTTCGAGGGCTTCCTGCCGAGCGCGCCGGGAAAGCGAAAGTCCGCGTACGCGGCGCTGGCCGCCGAACAACGCACGATGGTGTTCTTCGAGTCGCCCCGGCGCATCGGCTCCTCGCTGGTCGACGCGGCAGCGGCGTTCGGCGCCGACCGGCCGGCCGCGGTCTGCCGCGAGCTGACCAAAACCCACGAGGAGGTGCGCCGGGGGACGCTCGGTGCGCTCGCCGAGTGGGCGAAGGACGGGTTGCTCGGCGAGGTCACGGTCGTGATCTCGGGCGCGCCGCCGCCCCGGCCAGAAGACGCGCCGGACGCTGCCGAGCTGGCGCGGAGGGTGGCGCTCGCCGAGGCCAGCGGTGTGCCGCGCAAGGAGGCGATGCGGGCGGTCGCCGCCGCGGTCGGCGTCCCCAAGAGCGTCGTTTATGACGCAGTGACCGCGGCCAAGAACGACCCTAGCGTCCGAAATACGTGA
- a CDS encoding DUF6879 family protein, with protein sequence MGTSNARIARRIIVSLGIGGLTYGLTTLTNRSGSGSVDQAALTSLTLSVFLGGVVLVVQFLMELEGRLRAIEERQIEHEQNIHELVNRAFMQISESARLFGLLEETAARSDAVTQMVQHAILIKPGEPALVYQFAQNEINRTSSFLKALAAGEATYEGEDRDWLIGLTDCTRTHIDATSFATVDGGGDSFGNGFWQSALGRRYLQAQQDARRRGVTVRRIFIFDKPDMVTDEGFGDICAMQRAAGIELRVLDYHRINQSHMDLRDFIIFDGEVSYETVASSSRVDHAVPAILNTKLVLDIGQLRKRAADFEYLWSLGKSLEEYLVPAV encoded by the coding sequence ATGGGGACGAGCAACGCACGGATAGCTCGGCGGATCATCGTCTCGTTGGGAATCGGCGGCCTCACCTACGGCCTGACCACGCTCACGAATCGCAGCGGCTCGGGCAGCGTCGATCAAGCCGCGCTGACGTCGCTGACGCTGTCGGTCTTCCTCGGCGGCGTCGTACTCGTCGTGCAATTCCTGATGGAACTCGAAGGCCGGTTACGGGCGATCGAAGAACGGCAGATCGAGCACGAGCAGAACATTCACGAGTTGGTCAATCGCGCCTTCATGCAGATCAGTGAGTCCGCGCGCCTGTTCGGGCTGCTGGAGGAGACCGCGGCGCGCTCCGATGCGGTCACGCAGATGGTCCAGCATGCGATCCTGATCAAGCCTGGTGAGCCCGCCCTCGTGTACCAATTCGCGCAGAACGAGATCAACCGGACGTCGTCGTTCTTGAAGGCCCTGGCCGCGGGTGAGGCGACGTACGAGGGTGAGGACCGGGACTGGCTGATCGGCCTGACCGACTGCACGCGCACGCACATCGACGCGACGAGCTTCGCGACCGTGGACGGGGGCGGTGACAGCTTCGGCAACGGCTTCTGGCAGAGCGCGCTGGGGCGTCGGTATCTGCAGGCCCAGCAGGACGCCCGCCGCCGCGGCGTCACGGTGCGGCGGATCTTCATCTTCGACAAGCCCGACATGGTGACCGACGAGGGCTTCGGCGACATCTGCGCGATGCAGCGCGCCGCGGGCATCGAGCTTCGAGTGCTCGACTACCACCGCATCAACCAGTCCCACATGGACCTGCGTGACTTCATCATCTTCGACGGTGAGGTCAGCTACGAGACGGTGGCCTCGTCGAGCCGGGTGGACCACGCGGTCCCGGCGATACTCAATACCAAGCTGGTTCTCGATATCGGCCAGCTCCGGAAGCGGGCGGCTGATTTTGAATATCTGTGGTCGCTGGGGAAGTCCCTGGAGGAATACCTCGTGCCCGCGGTCTAG
- a CDS encoding SCO2524 family protein, translating into MRVQPRQQILDIWRAVASLGVNGEKAGGWKWGGRDGRNSISDAEQLLCIMHPASLVNIFRLDQPDETDDEAADALRKIGDSIDIPRRLIRYLTEYLHEYVDTDGAPDFSGGSYFNADDPEKISDEQRKLHVVDAYSMSITLTLATIGFVRVLRASLTRQELIDEAKELERLASVRLSAAMVGLLRSFTVNVFEEGSLPWQTLIGTVNQRRAPEAQVVEDLQTRLKEVRAGLRDLSIGSGQQSELEKPNLLFECGWTWGTLRGAPEIETTEPVGVQREGLAQRRPLLYFTTIALAGIVDLTSERTRVLRLLNEEQQRLAAALQLRYDLVRSYWATIASSESERWPLEDIPWRTSDGEESEYFSLLVTSLVTHDLAQRKAPDSDLERVLSVLLELASRGRVTRRPLARDQALDLHDPGVPLRLAGSDTEGGPSLTWVVSDFSVMLLKRVITLAGLTRSPELRSDLGRLADQVWDHLATRRIARPEGSLWDQPAEVFGRGATYTQPSWYQTERVMECLVMMADLVLDKPPRSDLLLQTATHQISEAAQLLDRELFSGSLEAGPAMRGSMQRLRAHLRRAQEIVNDKPATASALVADVLRGLDELDAARQSAAE; encoded by the coding sequence ATGAGAGTGCAGCCACGGCAGCAAATCCTCGACATTTGGCGCGCGGTCGCGAGCCTCGGGGTAAACGGCGAAAAGGCCGGCGGCTGGAAGTGGGGCGGCCGCGACGGGCGAAACTCCATTTCCGACGCGGAGCAACTGCTCTGCATCATGCATCCCGCTTCACTCGTCAACATCTTCCGTCTCGACCAGCCGGACGAAACGGACGACGAGGCGGCCGACGCGCTGCGGAAGATCGGCGACAGCATCGACATTCCGCGCCGTCTGATCCGCTACTTGACCGAATATCTGCACGAGTACGTCGATACTGATGGCGCGCCGGATTTCTCCGGCGGCTCGTACTTCAACGCCGATGATCCCGAGAAAATCTCCGACGAACAGCGAAAGCTGCACGTCGTCGACGCGTACTCGATGTCGATCACGCTCACGCTGGCCACGATCGGTTTCGTCCGGGTCCTCCGGGCCAGCCTGACCCGGCAAGAGTTGATCGACGAGGCGAAAGAGCTGGAGCGGCTGGCGAGCGTCCGGCTGAGCGCGGCGATGGTGGGGTTGCTGCGGAGCTTCACCGTCAACGTGTTCGAAGAGGGCTCGCTTCCCTGGCAGACGCTGATCGGCACGGTCAACCAGCGTCGGGCGCCGGAGGCCCAGGTCGTCGAAGACCTTCAGACCCGCCTCAAGGAGGTCCGCGCCGGGCTGCGTGACCTGAGCATCGGTTCCGGCCAGCAGTCCGAGCTGGAGAAGCCGAACCTGCTGTTCGAGTGCGGCTGGACCTGGGGGACGCTGCGCGGCGCTCCGGAGATCGAGACCACGGAACCCGTCGGGGTGCAGCGCGAGGGCCTCGCGCAGCGCCGACCGCTGCTGTACTTCACGACGATCGCCCTGGCCGGCATCGTCGACCTCACCAGCGAGCGAACGCGAGTCCTGCGCCTGCTCAACGAGGAGCAGCAGCGGCTGGCGGCAGCGCTCCAGCTCCGGTACGACCTCGTGCGCTCGTACTGGGCGACGATCGCGAGTTCTGAGTCCGAGCGCTGGCCGCTCGAAGACATTCCCTGGCGGACCAGTGACGGCGAGGAGTCGGAGTACTTCAGCCTGCTGGTCACCTCGCTGGTCACCCACGACCTCGCGCAGCGGAAGGCGCCCGACAGCGACCTCGAGCGGGTGCTCAGCGTGCTGTTGGAGCTGGCCAGCCGCGGGCGTGTCACCCGTCGCCCGCTCGCCCGCGACCAGGCGCTCGACCTGCACGACCCGGGCGTCCCGCTGCGCCTGGCCGGCAGCGACACCGAGGGCGGCCCGTCGCTGACCTGGGTCGTCTCCGACTTCTCGGTCATGCTCCTCAAGCGTGTCATCACGCTGGCCGGCCTGACGCGGAGCCCCGAGTTGCGGAGCGACCTGGGGCGCCTGGCCGACCAGGTCTGGGATCACCTGGCGACGCGGCGGATCGCGCGGCCGGAGGGCTCACTCTGGGATCAGCCCGCCGAGGTCTTCGGACGCGGTGCGACCTACACCCAGCCGTCCTGGTACCAGACCGAGCGGGTCATGGAGTGCCTCGTCATGATGGCGGACCTGGTGCTCGACAAGCCGCCGCGCAGCGACCTGCTGCTGCAGACGGCCACCCACCAGATCAGCGAGGCCGCGCAGCTCCTCGACCGGGAGTTGTTCAGCGGCTCGCTCGAGGCCGGTCCGGCGATGCGTGGAAGCATGCAGCGGCTGCGAGCCCACCTCCGCCGTGCCCAGGAGATCGTCAACGACAAGCCGGCTACGGCGTCCGCGTTGGTGGCGGACGTACTGCGCGGCCTCGACGAACTCGACGCCGCCCGCCAGAGCGCTGCGGAGTGA